In the genome of Paenibacillus sp. FSL R5-0766, one region contains:
- a CDS encoding DUF1801 domain-containing protein, whose product MTKNAEVTAFIEQIQIPWQIQVAEQLRQLVHDTIPDVEERVQYKKPHFLKNGKYASVISPSKQAVSFTIFHATGLDLPDGIFEGPEERKTIKLKEKDTPDYDWLAGLLKQASAEL is encoded by the coding sequence ATGACCAAGAATGCAGAAGTTACTGCGTTTATTGAACAGATTCAGATCCCCTGGCAAATACAAGTCGCTGAACAATTGCGCCAGTTGGTGCATGATACCATCCCTGATGTAGAAGAACGTGTGCAATACAAGAAACCTCATTTTTTGAAAAACGGAAAGTATGCTTCGGTCATCTCACCATCCAAACAGGCCGTATCCTTCACCATCTTCCATGCAACCGGACTCGATCTACCCGATGGGATATTTGAAGGCCCGGAAGAACGCAAAACGATCAAACTCAAGGAAAAAGATACGCCTGATTATGATTGGCTGGCAGGATTGCTGAAGCAGGCATCTGCAGAATTGTAG
- a CDS encoding amino acid permease: MAQTEGTLQKKLKPRHISFMAMGGVIGTGIFKGSAETIGLAGPGVIVTYIFAGLLLLVVMAAMAEMATVYKNKNMKDFVQEAFGSRVSFVMGWMYCFLWLSVCVIEVIAAGSFLQYWFTEVPLWMLSLACAAFIILVNLLSVGVFGEFEFWLAGIKIAMIIIFIFLGAGLIFGIIPSDNTPYLQNYTQAGGFFPNGWSSIFSALLVVMFSYGGSELIGLTLTETENAEKVMPKIVGNFMLRIILFFTLPILIICGLIPWNEIGPESSPFVQVLASTGLPGAAHIMNFILVTAVLSAANSGIYGASRMMHSMAVGGEAPKALSQTNRNGSPVNTLLVCSVVLLGGSLLGLFAQDQLFRILLAVPGFVVILVWICIASSQLKLRKRYPVQPTFKVWGFPYITGVVVVCLSVIAVMFVFDEGNRFSISICLAVLALLIIWSLIRFRKTNGRTV; this comes from the coding sequence TTGGCTCAGACAGAAGGAACATTACAGAAGAAGCTTAAACCAAGACACATCAGTTTTATGGCTATGGGTGGTGTCATTGGAACGGGAATTTTCAAAGGCAGTGCAGAGACGATTGGACTCGCAGGTCCGGGCGTGATTGTCACGTACATTTTTGCCGGATTATTGCTGCTGGTTGTTATGGCCGCGATGGCGGAGATGGCTACAGTGTACAAGAACAAAAATATGAAAGACTTCGTGCAGGAGGCATTTGGTAGCCGAGTATCCTTTGTTATGGGATGGATGTATTGCTTTCTGTGGTTATCGGTATGTGTCATTGAGGTGATTGCTGCCGGGAGTTTTTTGCAGTATTGGTTCACGGAAGTACCGCTGTGGATGCTGAGTCTGGCTTGTGCGGCGTTCATTATACTCGTTAATCTGTTAAGTGTAGGTGTGTTCGGGGAATTTGAGTTTTGGCTGGCCGGGATCAAAATTGCCATGATCATTATTTTTATCTTCCTGGGTGCAGGGTTGATCTTTGGTATTATCCCAAGTGATAACACGCCATATCTGCAGAATTATACGCAAGCAGGAGGCTTCTTCCCGAACGGATGGTCATCGATCTTCTCGGCACTGCTTGTGGTTATGTTCTCTTACGGGGGATCAGAGCTGATTGGTCTGACCCTGACCGAGACGGAAAATGCAGAAAAAGTTATGCCCAAAATCGTGGGCAATTTCATGCTCAGAATTATTCTGTTCTTCACCTTGCCGATTCTCATCATCTGTGGTCTCATTCCATGGAATGAGATCGGGCCGGAGAGCAGTCCATTTGTACAGGTGCTTGCCTCCACGGGACTGCCGGGAGCAGCACACATAATGAACTTCATTTTGGTGACGGCAGTTCTATCTGCTGCGAATTCAGGGATTTATGGTGCATCCCGGATGATGCACTCCATGGCAGTGGGCGGGGAAGCTCCGAAGGCATTGTCACAGACCAATCGCAACGGTAGCCCTGTTAACACACTTCTGGTGTGCTCAGTAGTTTTGCTTGGAGGTTCCTTGCTTGGCCTGTTCGCGCAGGATCAACTGTTCCGCATATTGCTCGCAGTTCCGGGGTTTGTCGTAATCCTTGTGTGGATCTGTATTGCCTCATCACAGTTAAAACTGCGGAAGAGATATCCGGTTCAACCGACCTTCAAAGTTTGGGGATTCCCTTACATAACCGGAGTCGTGGTAGTATGTCTTAGTGTGATTGCGGTGATGTTTGTGTTTGATGAAGGTAATCGGTTCAGCATTAGCATCTGTCTTGCCGTGCTCGCGTTGTTGATTATCTGGTCCCTGATTCGATTCAGGAAGACGAATGGACGAACAGTTTAG
- a CDS encoding DUF1963 domain-containing protein, giving the protein MTERIPCIREGCANTILPATAARTGGYCMPCKQEMEREERQRYIEANRRDVNLYAGITDPVEILKIMHKPQVRDPLIRYTPYEQSEEQVYLSLSVEQQDQMKDYAMQRIRTGDEDTGKDILVYLVCYHDISLTAEIPELLEQEIYYPAILYKSASGEVRDRLLQQVNTDDENRNHILLMLAHIGDDVVVQQFRQWRQSPPSWASELYVTPEHYTTEAGWELTKDGQRRELFITPSYSLYKVKENEGPNVEVTGNSLSMLNSSANCCPWCGNALTTLISLDVKHPALKDVSWHAQQLQIQTCVICSSYGVVYMELDAAGEPLWSSHNVMPMGMDEIDLDDYGKFAPDVGQQFRIANASRHAFHASEWAMEPSLSQVGGHPGWVQDAEYPTCPSCSTRMKAVAQLDWGEVEEYGEGMYYMFICEPCQMTAVSYQQS; this is encoded by the coding sequence ATGACAGAACGAATTCCGTGTATACGGGAGGGGTGTGCAAATACCATTTTGCCAGCAACGGCTGCCAGAACAGGTGGGTATTGCATGCCTTGCAAACAGGAGATGGAACGCGAGGAGCGCCAGAGATACATTGAAGCGAATCGACGTGACGTGAACTTGTATGCAGGTATCACAGACCCGGTCGAAATTTTGAAAATCATGCACAAACCTCAGGTTCGCGATCCACTAATTCGTTATACACCCTATGAACAATCCGAGGAACAGGTATATCTATCTTTGTCTGTAGAGCAACAAGATCAGATGAAGGATTACGCGATGCAACGGATTCGTACAGGTGATGAAGATACGGGCAAAGACATTCTGGTATATCTGGTCTGCTACCATGATATATCGTTGACTGCCGAAATTCCTGAGCTGCTGGAACAGGAGATCTATTATCCTGCCATTTTGTATAAAAGTGCCTCGGGTGAGGTTCGTGATCGTCTCTTGCAGCAGGTGAACACCGATGATGAGAATCGGAATCACATATTGCTCATGCTGGCCCATATCGGAGATGACGTTGTTGTGCAGCAGTTCCGGCAGTGGAGGCAGTCTCCGCCATCTTGGGCGAGTGAATTATACGTGACACCTGAGCATTACACCACTGAAGCTGGTTGGGAGCTTACAAAAGACGGGCAGCGCAGGGAATTATTCATCACCCCAAGTTATTCACTCTATAAAGTTAAAGAGAATGAAGGGCCTAACGTGGAGGTAACCGGAAATTCACTCTCGATGCTGAATTCTAGCGCTAATTGTTGTCCATGGTGTGGCAATGCGTTAACCACCTTAATTAGTCTGGATGTTAAGCATCCCGCTCTGAAGGACGTGTCTTGGCATGCCCAGCAACTTCAGATACAGACTTGCGTGATATGCAGCAGTTACGGTGTGGTTTACATGGAGCTGGACGCGGCAGGGGAACCGTTATGGAGTTCACATAATGTCATGCCTATGGGAATGGACGAGATTGACCTGGACGACTATGGTAAATTTGCACCGGATGTTGGCCAGCAGTTTCGGATTGCGAATGCATCGCGGCATGCATTCCATGCCAGTGAGTGGGCGATGGAGCCATCGTTATCTCAGGTCGGCGGCCATCCAGGATGGGTTCAGGATGCGGAGTATCCAACATGTCCAAGCTGTTCCACGAGAATGAAGGCTGTCGCACAACTGGATTGGGGCGAGGTTGAGGAATATGGTGAGGGTATGTATTACATGTTCATATGTGAGCCGTGCCAGATGACCGCCGTATCATACCAGCAATCTTGA
- a CDS encoding alanyl-tRNA editing protein: protein MTQKIYYDSAYTREWHTTITGKVDKEDGVYVTLAETAFYPHGGGQPCDLGQIGGITVLDVNIEDGEVWHKLERAPEQNEVHCDIDWERRFDHMQQHTGQHLLSAITLKLTEAMTLSFHLGTEYDTIDVAAAELGANQLTAIEQEVNRQIYRNARINTSWVTTEEAAQLPLVKQPTVTEDIRIVEIEGVEYNACGGTHVSATGEIGIIKLLKTEKVKGGTRIYFKCGTRALNEFTSTQNVLNSIMVKLKTSKDELLERIEKMELEQKQLQTELNAVKTTNDAYYAEELLAARQGLVIAQVFEDKSLKDMQSLATKLTADHEGLVLFASISEAKVVLAQNGQPPEWACGPFFKGNLGAYQGKGGGSEKMAQAGFASSEDALAFYEFTKDQLGHH from the coding sequence ATGACGCAAAAAATCTATTATGACTCTGCTTATACAAGAGAGTGGCATACAACAATTACAGGCAAAGTGGACAAGGAAGATGGTGTATATGTCACGCTGGCGGAGACTGCTTTTTACCCGCATGGGGGCGGACAACCTTGTGATCTGGGGCAAATTGGCGGCATCACTGTTCTGGATGTGAACATCGAAGATGGAGAGGTGTGGCACAAGCTGGAACGTGCCCCTGAGCAGAACGAAGTACATTGTGATATTGACTGGGAGCGCAGATTCGATCATATGCAGCAGCATACGGGTCAGCATTTGTTATCGGCAATCACGCTAAAGCTGACTGAAGCGATGACACTCAGTTTCCATCTTGGAACGGAGTATGACACGATTGATGTGGCTGCGGCTGAACTGGGAGCGAATCAATTAACCGCCATTGAACAAGAAGTGAATCGTCAGATCTATCGTAACGCTCGCATCAACACGTCCTGGGTTACAACAGAAGAGGCTGCACAATTACCACTGGTGAAGCAACCTACGGTGACAGAGGACATTCGCATCGTTGAGATCGAGGGTGTGGAGTATAACGCCTGCGGTGGAACTCATGTGTCGGCGACAGGTGAGATCGGCATCATCAAACTGTTGAAAACCGAAAAAGTGAAGGGTGGCACCCGCATTTATTTCAAATGTGGAACAAGGGCGCTAAATGAATTTACATCCACACAAAACGTGCTCAATAGCATCATGGTTAAATTAAAGACCAGCAAGGACGAATTATTGGAGCGTATTGAGAAAATGGAACTGGAGCAAAAGCAGCTGCAAACCGAGCTGAATGCAGTGAAAACAACCAACGATGCCTATTATGCGGAGGAACTTCTGGCCGCTCGGCAAGGGCTGGTGATTGCTCAGGTCTTTGAAGACAAATCGCTCAAGGATATGCAGAGCCTGGCAACGAAGCTGACGGCAGACCATGAGGGGCTTGTACTCTTTGCCAGTATCTCAGAGGCCAAAGTAGTTCTGGCACAGAACGGCCAACCGCCTGAATGGGCTTGTGGACCTTTCTTCAAAGGCAATCTTGGAGCCTACCAAGGCAAAGGTGGAGGTAGTGAAAAGATGGCTCAGGCAGGCTTTGCCAGCAGTGAAGATGCGCTTGCCTTTTATGAGTTTACCAAGGACCAGTTGGGACATCACTGA
- a CDS encoding HAMP domain-containing methyl-accepting chemotaxis protein: protein MIVFFRKRLVVRIVAVVTLVITIIAVGSMLLQVANMKLAAQEAISSYNIQIAQSYVNQLDTASYAEFAKDPKENDEFLKIRDELDDFRVSIGAMYVYFVKIDDKGTPLIMVDGMKDADKASPINEVTDVPQEAVQKLLQGQTASSSIINNEEYGDYISSYAPMLDSNGAVTGVIGIDTAVSVIGSIESDIMKSSIPFYALLLLITLIGIAVVTWFIVRGLRPLQPLKASVEKMAQGELAEANQILTSYRLRSQDEIGTTYQAMIHMSGNLNKIVSNMVEGVAVTTDILSESTKEFNRSTEEMLEMGKTVDQSVEQIRQGAHTQKQGASDSAHAMEEIAKGITDISESSMIVSDAATSALSTAESGKQSMTLMKTQMESISNVSSEVVAMVQVLNNYSQEIGGALHTVRDFASQTKLLALNASIEAAHAGEHGKGFAVVADEVRKLAEASSTSMERISDLLLRIQQESQQIGSQMGVTATEIGQGVTITAEAEQAFAHVVDAFQLVTSRIQEVSAAAEEISAGSEEAAASVNTISQISAGVSDHSDEIYRLMREQSAMFNRVAQTSTMLEQQTTEMSEAVRKVKV, encoded by the coding sequence ATGATTGTTTTTTTTAGAAAACGTTTGGTTGTGCGCATTGTTGCAGTAGTCACACTGGTCATTACGATTATAGCCGTGGGAAGCATGCTGTTACAGGTGGCCAATATGAAACTAGCTGCGCAGGAGGCCATTTCGAGTTACAACATCCAGATTGCTCAGAGTTATGTGAATCAGCTGGATACAGCATCTTATGCTGAGTTTGCCAAGGACCCCAAGGAGAATGACGAATTCTTGAAGATTCGTGATGAACTGGATGACTTTCGCGTAAGCATTGGTGCAATGTATGTGTATTTCGTCAAAATAGATGACAAAGGTACGCCACTTATTATGGTGGATGGTATGAAGGATGCAGATAAAGCCTCACCGATTAATGAAGTTACGGATGTCCCTCAGGAAGCTGTGCAGAAGCTGTTGCAGGGGCAAACAGCCAGTTCTTCAATTATTAACAATGAGGAGTACGGCGACTATATTTCCTCTTACGCTCCCATGCTGGATAGTAACGGCGCTGTAACAGGTGTAATTGGGATCGATACGGCGGTATCGGTGATCGGAAGCATTGAGTCAGATATAATGAAATCGAGTATTCCCTTCTATGCCTTATTGCTACTGATTACACTTATAGGCATTGCTGTTGTCACGTGGTTTATCGTAAGAGGACTGCGACCACTTCAACCGCTGAAGGCGAGTGTGGAAAAAATGGCACAGGGTGAGCTTGCAGAAGCGAATCAAATTTTGACGTCGTATCGTTTGCGCAGCCAAGATGAGATTGGAACAACATATCAAGCGATGATACATATGTCCGGGAACTTGAATAAAATTGTGAGTAACATGGTTGAAGGTGTAGCAGTAACCACAGATATTTTATCGGAATCAACGAAGGAATTTAATCGCAGTACCGAAGAGATGCTTGAGATGGGCAAGACGGTTGATCAATCTGTCGAACAGATTAGGCAGGGTGCACATACGCAGAAGCAGGGTGCAAGCGATAGCGCGCACGCGATGGAAGAGATTGCAAAAGGCATAACGGATATTTCCGAATCCTCGATGATTGTATCGGATGCAGCAACAAGTGCGCTTTCTACGGCGGAGTCCGGTAAACAGAGCATGACACTGATGAAAACACAGATGGAGAGCATCTCAAATGTCTCAAGTGAAGTTGTAGCGATGGTTCAGGTGCTGAACAATTACTCCCAGGAAATTGGTGGTGCCCTGCATACGGTTCGTGATTTTGCGAGTCAGACGAAGCTGCTTGCGCTTAATGCATCCATAGAGGCAGCACATGCAGGAGAACACGGTAAAGGTTTTGCGGTTGTGGCGGATGAAGTTCGGAAGCTTGCTGAGGCCTCAAGCACATCCATGGAACGGATCTCCGACTTACTGCTTCGTATTCAACAAGAATCACAGCAGATTGGCTCACAGATGGGGGTTACTGCAACCGAGATTGGACAAGGGGTTACAATTACCGCAGAAGCCGAGCAAGCTTTCGCTCATGTAGTTGACGCGTTCCAACTGGTGACCAGTCGCATTCAGGAAGTCTCCGCTGCGGCAGAGGAAATCTCGGCAGGATCGGAAGAGGCTGCAGCCTCCGTCAATACGATCTCGCAGATCTCAGCCGGGGTGTCGGATCATTCGGATGAAATCTATCGCTTAATGCGTGAACAATCGGCTATGTTCAACAGGGTGGCGCAGACCTCCACCATGCTGGAGCAGCAGACCACCGAGATGAGTGAAGCTGTACGTAAAGTTAAAGTATAG
- a CDS encoding TetR family transcriptional regulator — protein sequence MARPINEEKRLERRKRILKEAVILFAESGYSNTTTAIIAKTAGVTSGTIFQYFPSKEALFHAAVLEPLDDIQKKSLASLQQKGTPGTLIKNMVEEQFSHIYFYTNELRLAQSVLGQRTRFPELTQKVLESIKIMTDTIEAVYTKGQSMGEFNKSFSPAMISRSYISFLNGVALTLGEDILHHPEWENLKGHAFYLFAPIQHDETLEESE from the coding sequence TTGGCCAGACCGATTAATGAGGAAAAGAGACTCGAGCGGCGTAAACGAATCCTAAAAGAAGCCGTGATCCTTTTTGCCGAAAGCGGATATTCCAATACCACAACGGCTATTATCGCAAAAACTGCAGGAGTAACTTCCGGAACCATCTTTCAATACTTCCCAAGCAAAGAAGCTCTGTTCCATGCCGCTGTACTTGAACCGCTTGATGATATTCAGAAGAAATCACTTGCTTCTCTACAACAAAAAGGAACACCAGGTACGTTGATTAAAAACATGGTAGAAGAACAATTCAGTCATATTTACTTCTATACCAATGAGTTACGACTCGCTCAATCTGTCTTGGGGCAACGAACCAGATTCCCCGAACTTACACAGAAGGTCCTTGAAAGCATAAAAATAATGACCGATACGATTGAAGCTGTCTATACAAAGGGGCAATCCATGGGGGAGTTCAACAAAAGTTTCTCTCCAGCAATGATCTCTCGGAGCTATATTTCTTTTTTGAATGGAGTAGCCTTGACTCTCGGGGAAGACATTCTTCATCATCCTGAGTGGGAGAATCTGAAGGGACATGCCTTTTATCTGTTTGCACCAATACAACATGATGAAACACTGGAGGAATCTGAATGA
- a CDS encoding GNAT family protein, which produces MTLTTDNLFYSKRLKMTPPRPEDVQTMLQWNEDPEYLRNVDTDLAIPYSEKQLEDEGETKNKEVYFRLRTHDEDTLIGFVVIHSIEWNNRCGQLAIGIGLAKHRNKGYGTEALNLILRYAFHEMNLDRVGLDVIAYNAKAIRSYEKVGFQLEGRARSAVYRDGKRYDRLMMGILKPEWEIHNQIHTEGEQV; this is translated from the coding sequence ATGACACTAACTACGGACAACCTGTTTTATAGCAAACGATTAAAGATGACTCCACCACGTCCTGAAGACGTGCAGACCATGCTGCAATGGAACGAAGACCCGGAGTACCTTCGGAATGTGGATACTGATCTGGCCATTCCCTATTCAGAGAAACAGTTGGAAGATGAGGGCGAAACAAAGAACAAGGAAGTTTACTTCAGACTGCGCACGCATGATGAGGATACGCTGATTGGTTTTGTCGTCATTCATAGCATTGAATGGAACAACCGCTGCGGACAACTTGCTATTGGCATCGGACTTGCCAAACATCGTAACAAGGGATATGGTACGGAAGCGTTGAATCTTATTTTACGATATGCATTCCATGAAATGAATCTGGACCGGGTTGGCCTCGATGTCATCGCCTACAATGCCAAAGCAATCCGTTCCTATGAGAAGGTTGGTTTTCAGTTGGAAGGTCGGGCACGTTCAGCTGTATATCGTGATGGTAAGCGTTATGACCGCTTGATGATGGGAATCCTAAAACCAGAATGGGAAATACACAATCAGATCCATACGGAGGGTGAACAAGTATGA
- a CDS encoding GNAT family N-acetyltransferase, with protein MQIKVDDLSGVQVKALIAEHLQGMAADSPPESIHALNLDGLKKPEITFWCAWEGDDLLGCGAIKELDPEHAELKSMRTASAHLRKGVARKILAHIMKVATDRGYKRISLETGSMDSFIPARKLYEDFGFEYCEPFADYILDPNSMFMTKTI; from the coding sequence TTGCAGATCAAAGTGGATGATTTGAGTGGAGTCCAAGTTAAGGCTTTAATTGCGGAGCACTTGCAAGGGATGGCGGCAGATTCGCCTCCAGAGAGTATTCATGCGTTGAATCTGGATGGACTCAAGAAGCCCGAGATTACTTTCTGGTGTGCTTGGGAAGGGGATGACTTGCTCGGTTGCGGGGCCATCAAAGAACTTGATCCAGAGCATGCAGAGTTGAAATCGATGCGTACCGCTTCGGCTCATCTGAGAAAAGGCGTAGCGAGAAAAATTTTGGCTCATATTATGAAGGTTGCCACAGACCGTGGTTATAAGCGAATCAGTCTGGAGACGGGTTCAATGGATTCATTTATCCCGGCACGGAAATTGTACGAAGACTTCGGTTTCGAATATTGCGAACCATTCGCAGATTATATATTGGACCCGAACAGCATGTTTATGACAAAAACAATCTAA
- a CDS encoding alpha/beta hydrolase, translating to MSQPSLPPVLTFKGRMEKRKKLLWGLGIAFALIVALVFFVSYKVVDTLLHHPRDTNVSYELNMKKTPYEEVEFKSLKNDNTIRGTFFPASISSGTANNKTIIIVHGYTSNRLVKGRTPKLVEHFVPKGYNVLAFDLSSQGKSDGDLITLGLHEKYDLLGAVDYLKSRDHAGDHIGVIGFSMGAATSLLATSESDDIQAVIADSPFRNAGLFLREGLPFFSGLPAFPFSYTSTWMADWVFNVDLDSVSPMDAVKKMQDKPVMLIHGTGDQQISYKNTEKIYESLKNNPNAEVWYPQNTEHIDAINHYPTDYFQRVDRFMDKYVGQ from the coding sequence ATGAGTCAACCATCTTTACCACCCGTTCTGACATTTAAAGGTCGCATGGAGAAACGCAAGAAACTGTTATGGGGCCTGGGGATTGCGTTTGCGCTTATTGTAGCTCTTGTATTCTTTGTATCCTATAAAGTAGTAGACACGTTATTACACCATCCACGAGATACCAATGTCAGTTACGAGTTGAATATGAAGAAAACACCTTACGAAGAAGTCGAATTCAAGAGTTTGAAAAATGATAATACGATTCGAGGAACTTTCTTTCCAGCGAGTATATCTTCAGGCACAGCAAATAACAAAACAATTATTATCGTACATGGGTATACGAGTAATCGTTTAGTCAAAGGGCGTACTCCCAAGTTGGTAGAGCATTTCGTCCCAAAGGGGTATAACGTACTGGCCTTTGATCTCAGCTCACAGGGTAAGTCCGATGGAGATTTGATTACGCTGGGTCTACATGAGAAATACGATTTACTTGGGGCTGTAGACTATCTAAAATCCAGAGATCATGCGGGAGACCATATTGGAGTTATCGGCTTCTCTATGGGGGCTGCTACTTCTCTACTGGCCACAAGTGAAAGTGATGATATCCAGGCTGTAATTGCAGATAGTCCATTTCGTAATGCAGGTTTATTTCTGAGAGAGGGCCTGCCATTCTTCTCAGGTTTACCTGCATTCCCTTTCAGTTATACATCGACATGGATGGCGGATTGGGTCTTTAACGTTGATCTTGATTCCGTATCACCTATGGACGCGGTTAAAAAGATGCAAGACAAGCCCGTTATGCTCATTCACGGTACCGGGGATCAGCAAATAAGTTATAAAAATACAGAAAAGATCTATGAGTCCTTGAAAAATAATCCCAATGCAGAAGTATGGTATCCTCAAAATACGGAACACATTGATGCGATTAATCATTATCCAACTGATTATTTCCAAAGAGTAGATCGCTTTATGGATAAGTATGTAGGACAATAA
- a CDS encoding ATP-binding cassette domain-containing protein → MIQINNVKKSYAAEVEIGPLNIHIPKAGLTSLIGPNGAGKSTTLLMIGRLLDLDEGQIKVANMDVSTTKSKDLAKIITVLRQENHFVTRLTVRQLAGFGRFPYSKGRLTDEDEAIISKYIDFLDLTDLENRYLDELSGGQRQRAYVAMVLCQETEYVLLDEPLNNLDVARSVRMMEHLRYAANEFGRTILTVMHDINFAAKYSDRICAMKDGQIAAFGTVDEVMDPEILTDIFETKIEIIDGPYGPIAIY, encoded by the coding sequence ATGATACAGATCAATAATGTCAAAAAGTCCTATGCAGCCGAGGTAGAGATAGGCCCTTTGAATATTCATATACCCAAAGCCGGTCTTACTTCTTTAATTGGACCCAATGGTGCGGGGAAGTCGACGACACTTCTGATGATCGGAAGACTTTTGGATTTGGACGAAGGTCAGATCAAGGTTGCCAATATGGATGTTTCCACGACCAAGTCAAAAGACTTGGCCAAGATTATAACGGTTTTACGACAAGAAAATCATTTTGTCACAAGGCTTACCGTTAGACAACTTGCCGGATTCGGACGGTTTCCTTATTCCAAGGGAAGATTAACAGATGAGGATGAAGCTATTATCTCTAAATATATTGATTTTCTAGACTTAACTGATCTGGAAAATAGATACTTAGATGAGCTTTCTGGTGGTCAGAGGCAAAGAGCTTATGTCGCAATGGTTTTGTGTCAGGAGACGGAATATGTACTTTTGGACGAGCCTCTGAACAATCTGGATGTTGCTCGTTCTGTTCGGATGATGGAGCATTTGAGATATGCCGCTAATGAATTTGGAAGAACCATTCTGACGGTTATGCATGATATCAATTTTGCCGCCAAATATTCGGATCGAATATGTGCCATGAAAGATGGTCAAATCGCCGCTTTTGGAACCGTAGATGAAGTGATGGACCCCGAAATTTTAACAGATATTTTTGAAACAAAAATTGAAATTATCGATGGTCCGTATGGACCGATAGCGATCTATTAG